The Micromonospora sp. NBC_00421 DNA window GGGGCGCGGTGCTGGTCGCCGTCGGCATCATCGGCGTGGCGGCTGTCTACTCCCCGGTGCAGAACCTCGACGCGGTGGTCAACGGGGTGATCTTCGCGTTGGTCGGGTTGGCCGGGGTCGGGGTGGTGGCCGCCCCGGTGCTGTGGCGCACCTGGAACCAGCTCCGCTCGGAACGGGAGGGGCGCATCCGCGAGCAGGAGCGCGCCGAGTTGGCCGCCATGGTGCACGACCAGGTGCTGCACACCCTCGCCCTGATCCAGCGCAACGCCAGCGACGTCAAGACGGTGCAGCGACTCGCCCGGGGCCAGGAGCGGTCGTTGCGCAACTGGCTCTACAAGCCCACCGCCTCGCCGACCGAGCGGTTCGCGGCGGCACTGGAACAGGCCGCCGCCGAGGTGGAGGACACGTTCGCGATCACCGTCGAGGCGGTGGTGGTGGGTGACCGGGAGACCGACGAACGGGTGGGTGCGCTGGTGGCGGCGGCGCGGGAGGCGATGGTCAACGCGGCCCGGCACGCCGGGGTGCAGACGGTGTCGCTCTATGCCGAGGTCGAGCCGGAGCAGGTGAGCGTCTTCGTCCGGGACCGGGGGAAGGGCTTCGACCCGGATACCGTGGAGGATCACCGGCACGGCGTCCGAGGATCGATCATCGGGCGGATGAAGCGGCACGGTGGCCGGGCGGAGATCCGTTCCGAGCCCGGGGAGGGGACGGAGGTCCGGTTGATGCTGCCGATCACCGGCACCGGCTCCACGGCGGAAAGGGACAGCTGAGATGGCGGAGCAGTCGATGGAACCGGGTTCGGACGCCCCGGCACGGGTGGAGCGGTTGCGGGTCTTCCTCGTCGACGACCACGCCATGTTCCGGGCCGGGGTCAGGGCCGAGTTGGGCGCGCACGTCGAGGTGGTCGGGGAGGCGAGCACGGTGGCCGAGGCGGTCGCCCGGATCGCCGCGACCGGGCCGGACGTGGTGCTGCTCGACGTACACATGCCCGATGGCGGCGGGCGGGCGGTGCTGGATGCGATGCGCCGCAGCCATCCGCAGGTGAAGTTCCTGGCGCTGAGCGTGTCCGACGCCGCCGAGGACGTGATCGGGCTGATCCGGGCGGGTGCCCGGGGTTACGTCACCAAGACCATCTCCCCGGACGAGCTGACCGACGCGATCCGCCGGGTCGCCGACGGTGACGCCGTGTTCAGCCCCCGGCTGGCCGGCTTCGTGCTGGACGCCTTCGCGGCCCGGCCGGACGCCCCGGTCGCCGACCCGGAGCTGGACCAGCTCACCAACCGCGAGCGCGAGGTGCTGCGCCTGCTCGCCCGGGGGTACGCGTACAAGGAGATCGCCAAGGAGCTGTTCATCTCGATCAAGACGGTCGAGACGCACGTGTCGAACGTGCTGCGCAAGCTCCAGATGTCCAACCGGTACGAGCTGTCCCGCTGGGCGGCGGACCGACGACTCGTGTGACTTCGGCCGGCCCGACCGGTCACACCCCTCATTCCGGGAAGATCACCCCAGGGGCTGACAAGAGATCAATTCGTGTCGGATAATGCCCCGTCGCCTTCGCGCGTGCGGGTGGTGCCACGACCCCGCGGGACGGCGACGCACGCGGCCCGCCGGTAGCGGGCCACCCCTGGGGAGAGGTGCACGGAACTGATGTTCGTTGAACGAGGACGACGCTGGGCGGGTCTCGCCGCGGCGTTCGTCACCGGTGGCGCGCTGGTGCTCGCCGCAGCCGGTCCGGCCACCGCCGAGCCGGCCACGAAGGGCGTGGCCCGCGCGGTGCCGGGCACCGGCGTCACGCTGAAGCTGGACGGTCGGACGCAGAAGACCTCGGCGCTGGCCCTGGAGTTGAAGGACGGCACCGTGCCGGTCTTCTGCATCGACTTCCACACCCCGGTGGCCCGCGACGGCGAGTACGCCGAGGGCACCTGGGGTCAGTCGGAGGTGAAGAACCTCGGCCGGGTGCAGTGGGTGCTCACCCACGGCTATCCCAACGCCGACCGGGCGAAGCTGCTCGCCGCGGCCGGGGCCACCCTGCCCGGCGGGCTGCCCGACTCCCGCCGCGACACGCTGCTCTACTTCGGCACCCAGACCGCCGTCTGGCACTTCAGTGACGGCGTCGCCCTGGGTGACTGGGAGCGGGGGCTGACCGCCGCCGCCGAGTACGACGTGATCCGGCGGGTGCACGACTACCTGGTGCGCAACGCCACCGAGCAGCCGGAGCCGAAGGCCGAGCTGAGCCTCGACCCGGCGTCCGCCACCGCGACCACCGGGGGTCGGGCCGGGCCGTTCACCGTGCACGGGCCGGCCGGGGAGATCGCGCTGAAGGTCGACGGTGGGAACGCCGTCGACGCCGAGGGCCGTCCGGTCGGCACGACCACCAACGGCGGCCGGTTCTGGCTGACCGCCACCGCCGCCGGCCGGGTCACCGTGACCGTCTCCGCCCCGGACTCGGTCTCCTTCGGGCGGGTCTTCCTCTTCTCCGGTGGCAAGAACGCCAAGCAGAAGCTGATCCTGGGTGGGAGCACCGGCACCTCGGTCACCGCCGCGGCGGCGGCGAGCTTCGCCGCCGCCCCCGCGTCGCCGTCGCCGTCGGCCTCGCCGTCCGGGTCCCCGTCGCCGTCGCCGTCGGCCTCGCTGTCCGGGTCGCCGTCGCCGTCCAACCCGGCGGAGTCCTCGTCGGCGCCGGCCAGTCCGGCCCCGTCGACCTCGCCGGCCAGCAACGACGGCGGCCTGCCGCTGACCGGGTCGCCGATCGCGCTGGCCGCGCTGGCCGGGATGGCCCTGCTCGCCTTCGGAGCGGTGGCCGTCCTGCTGGTCCGCCGCCGCAGGGTCCGCTTCACCGCCTGACGTACGCGGTACCTTCCGGCCCCGGCACCCGATGGTGCCGGGGCCGGCCCGGTTCTCCGGCCTTCCACCGGCGCGGGGCCGACGGTCGACGCGCCGGTGCTCCCGGCGGTCCCTCTTCCCGGCCAGGTGACCCCGCACACAGTGCGCGAGCTGGATTTCTTCGTCCGCCCGGCTGGATCCCGACGCCGCCCGGTGGAAGTCGACATCCCCCGGATGGGCAAAAACGGCCAACGCTCGGTGGACCTCGGAACGTCTCAATCGGGGTGGCGGGCAACCTCACACCGCTTGACCCGTGGTCGTGGGCCGGTCGAGCCGACTTGCTGTCTTTCCTGCTCAGAGCGGTACGACCAGGGCATCTCATGATCTTTTCTCAAGTATCGGCAACGCGGCACCCGATTAACGGCTTGATAACGGCACCTTCACGTAATGGGCCGGTGGGTGTCACAGTTGCAGCACCTCACCCTCGAAGCGAGGCGCCCCGCACGTCCTGCCTGCCCCGCTGCTGCACGCGCGCGTGGCCGTCGAGTCTGCGTGGCGTCGCGCGTGAGAGGTGGGGTGGCCCGGCGGATCGGTCCCCCTGGGGTGTCCCGATTTCTCTGCGGTAAACCGGTGACCTGCGAAAACGAGGTCGTCGGCGGCGTCACCCCCCATACGTGCGTGAAACCCACGACGGAACTGGCTAGAAAGAGGAGGCCCCTCGGAATGAGAGTCTCGAAGCGGGCAACCGGCGTCATCGCGGTCGGCATGGCCGCCGCGCTGGTCGCCAGCGGTTGCTCCAGCAGTGACGGCGGCGGTGAGAGCGACACCGCCGCGACTGCGGACGGTGCGATCACCATCCACGGCGTCCAGCCGCAGAACCCGCTGGTTCCGGCGAACACCACCGAGACCGGTGGCGGCAAGATCATTGACGACCTGTGGACCGGCCTGGTCGAGTACCCGAATGACGGTGGCGCCCCGCGCAACGCGTTGGCCGAGTCCATC harbors:
- a CDS encoding PspC domain-containing protein, whose protein sequence is MTREPQISAVTPPPRLYRAPEHRLAAGVAAGIADHLGISVLRVRVAFMVLLGLSGLGLLLYAAFWAVVPLRPGDTATPPRRDPGQLLPFVAIGLGVLLVQVLVFDSVGAAGTAGWLVAIIAVGAGVIWHQSAPERRRQWSGSMAVPWLGAVVEESDRRAFVLRFAGGAVLVAVGIIGVAAVYSPVQNLDAVVNGVIFALVGLAGVGVVAAPVLWRTWNQLRSEREGRIREQERAELAAMVHDQVLHTLALIQRNASDVKTVQRLARGQERSLRNWLYKPTASPTERFAAALEQAAAEVEDTFAITVEAVVVGDRETDERVGALVAAAREAMVNAARHAGVQTVSLYAEVEPEQVSVFVRDRGKGFDPDTVEDHRHGVRGSIIGRMKRHGGRAEIRSEPGEGTEVRLMLPITGTGSTAERDS
- a CDS encoding response regulator gives rise to the protein MAEQSMEPGSDAPARVERLRVFLVDDHAMFRAGVRAELGAHVEVVGEASTVAEAVARIAATGPDVVLLDVHMPDGGGRAVLDAMRRSHPQVKFLALSVSDAAEDVIGLIRAGARGYVTKTISPDELTDAIRRVADGDAVFSPRLAGFVLDAFAARPDAPVADPELDQLTNREREVLRLLARGYAYKEIAKELFISIKTVETHVSNVLRKLQMSNRYELSRWAADRRLV
- a CDS encoding thioester domain-containing protein, coding for MFVERGRRWAGLAAAFVTGGALVLAAAGPATAEPATKGVARAVPGTGVTLKLDGRTQKTSALALELKDGTVPVFCIDFHTPVARDGEYAEGTWGQSEVKNLGRVQWVLTHGYPNADRAKLLAAAGATLPGGLPDSRRDTLLYFGTQTAVWHFSDGVALGDWERGLTAAAEYDVIRRVHDYLVRNATEQPEPKAELSLDPASATATTGGRAGPFTVHGPAGEIALKVDGGNAVDAEGRPVGTTTNGGRFWLTATAAGRVTVTVSAPDSVSFGRVFLFSGGKNAKQKLILGGSTGTSVTAAAAASFAAAPASPSPSASPSGSPSPSPSASLSGSPSPSNPAESSSAPASPAPSTSPASNDGGLPLTGSPIALAALAGMALLAFGAVAVLLVRRRRVRFTA